GCGTTCATGGCGGAGCTGATCCCCGCGCTCGAGAGGATCGGCCCGGATTTCGAGATTATCGCCGTGGACGACGGCTCCACGGACGACGGGGTGGAGAAGCTGGAAAAACTCAGGGAGCGCGACGGGCGGATAAAGATCGTGCAGTTCCGCACCAATTTCGGCCAGACCGCCGCCTTCTCCGCCGGGTTTGACAAGGCCACGGGCGACATCATCATCACAATAGACGCAGACCTGCAGAACGACCCGGCCGACATCCCGGCCATGATCGAAAAACTCAACGAAGGGTACGACATCGTGGCCGGATGGCGTCACGACAGGAAGGACGCTTTCATCAACCGCAAGTTGCCGTCCATGATCGCAAACCGCGTCATCTCCATGACCACCAACGTGCATCTGCACGACTATGGATGCTCGCTGAAGGTGTTCCGGCGGGAGGTGGTGAAGAACATACGGCTATACGGCGAGATGCACAGGTTCATCCCGGCCATCGCGTCGTGGATGGGGGTGAGCGTGGCGGAGATGCGCGTCAACCACAGGCCGCGGGCCGCCGGGGTGTCCAAATACGGCATAGGGCGCACGGTGCGCGTGCTACTCGACCTTATGACGGTGAAGTTCCTGCTCAGCTATTCCACAAGGCCCATACAGATATTCGGCCTGATAGGGCTTGGCTCCGGGCTTATCGGGTTCATCATAGCGGCGTGGGTGAGTTTTCAGCGGCTGTTCATGGACATGCCGCTTTTCAACAGGCCGATCCTGCTGCTGGCGGTGCTGTTGATATTCATCGGCGTCCAGTTCATTTCCATGGGGCTTTTGGCGGAGCTTCAGGCGAGGACCTACCACGAATCGCAAAACAAGCCCACATACGTCATAAAGCGCGTTTGGGACTGATGCGGCGCTCTGGGGTCATTGAAGTGGGCGCGCCATGAGCCAGACCCGCAAAGTGACCCGCAATCTTCTGTTCAAGACCCTCACAGAGGGAGCCGGAAGACTCCTTTCCCTGCTGTTTTACGTGGCCCTCGCCAGATGGCTTGGTGAAGAGCCTTTCGGCGTATATTCCATCCTGTACTCCGTGGCGGCCATCGCCGTGTTCCTGGCCGATCCAGGGCTGAACACCGCGCTTATCCGCCAGGCCCCGCGCGACAAGGAACATCTGGACGAGACGGCGGGAGCCATCCTCGGCTTAAAACTCCTTTTGTCGGCCGGCGTCGTCGGCCTTTGCGTGGGATATGGGGCGCTGGCTGGGTACGACCTGAAAATGGGGGCGCTGATGGCCCTGATGGGGGCGCAGATGGCGGGATTCGCCGTGATGGAATACGCCGGGGCGGTATTCCAGGCGCGCGAGCAGATGCACCTTGAAACATGGGTGATGAGCGCCGGCAAATTCGGAGTAACCATCCTTGCCATCGTC
The genomic region above belongs to Nitrospinota bacterium and contains:
- a CDS encoding glycosyltransferase family 2 protein, with the protein product MTGNKVPKISLVVPMYNESENVDAFMAELIPALERIGPDFEIIAVDDGSTDDGVEKLEKLRERDGRIKIVQFRTNFGQTAAFSAGFDKATGDIIITIDADLQNDPADIPAMIEKLNEGYDIVAGWRHDRKDAFINRKLPSMIANRVISMTTNVHLHDYGCSLKVFRREVVKNIRLYGEMHRFIPAIASWMGVSVAEMRVNHRPRAAGVSKYGIGRTVRVLLDLMTVKFLLSYSTRPIQIFGLIGLGSGLIGFIIAAWVSFQRLFMDMPLFNRPILLLAVLLIFIGVQFISMGLLAELQARTYHESQNKPTYVIKRVWD